GCAAAAGTTCTGGCTGAAGTGTTGCAAACTCGCGGCTGTGACATTGTGACTGGCGGAACGGACACGCACTTGATGCTGGTGGACCTGCGTCCGAAAGGACTAAAAGGTAACAAAGCAGAAGAAGCATTAGAGCGTGCAGGGATCACATGTAACAAAAATGGCATCCCATTCGACACGGAAAAACCTATGATTACATCGGGTATCCGTTTGGGTACGCCAGCAGGCACCAGCCGAGGCTTTGGCGCAGAAGAATTCAAACTCATTGGTCATTGGATTGGCGATGTACTGGATGGATTGGTTGACAACCCTGAAGGCAACGCTGAAGTAGAGCAACGCGTGCGCAAAGAAGTGAAAGCACTATGCGGCCGCTTCCCTCTTTACCAATAAACCGATTTTAAATCCTAGTAAGATATTTTGGAGATTAAGCAATGGACAAAACACTGAAGTTTACAGATAGCCACGAGTGGGTACGTGACAACGGTGATGGTACTGTAACTATCGGTATCTCTGAGCACGCACAGGAATTGCTGGGCGATGTGGTATTCGTCGACTTACCAGAGCTGGAAGCAGAGTTCGATGCCGGCGACAGCTTCTCACTGGTTGAATCCGTGAAAGCCGCTTCTGACATTTATGCGCCAGTCACTGGTGAGATTGTTGAAGTCAACGAAGAGCTTTCTGACAGTCCAGAGCTAATCAACGAAGAACCTTATGAGGGTGGCTGGATTGCGAAGATCAAGATGGCTGACCCATCTGAACTGGATAATCTCAAAGATGCAGAAGAGTATCTAAGCTCTATCGAAGAAGATTAATTAAGACATTTCGACATAAAGCTGCCTGCAC
This Vibrio navarrensis DNA region includes the following protein-coding sequences:
- the gcvH gene encoding glycine cleavage system protein GcvH is translated as MDKTLKFTDSHEWVRDNGDGTVTIGISEHAQELLGDVVFVDLPELEAEFDAGDSFSLVESVKAASDIYAPVTGEIVEVNEELSDSPELINEEPYEGGWIAKIKMADPSELDNLKDAEEYLSSIEED